In the genome of Rhinolophus ferrumequinum isolate MPI-CBG mRhiFer1 chromosome 24, mRhiFer1_v1.p, whole genome shotgun sequence, one region contains:
- the LOC117016421 gene encoding cytochrome P450 2W1 isoform X2 — protein sequence MALLLLGLLGLLGLLALLRACTRGPRPAPRWPPGPRPLPLIGNLHLLRVSQQDQSLMELSERFGPVFTVHLGWQKTVVLSGYEAVKEALVGTGQQLAGRPPIAIFQLIQGGGGIFFSSGARWKAARQFTVRTLHGLGVGRGPVADKVLQELRCLMGQLDHYGGRPFPLALLGWAPSNITFALLFGQRFDYRDPVFVSLLRLIGEVMVLLGAPGLQLFNIYPRLGALLQLHRPVLRKIEELRAVLMTLLEARRPLAPGGGPVHCYVDALLQQGQQGGDPDGLFAQTNVVACVLDMVMAGTETTSATLQWAALLMGKHPSVQDRVQEELDRVLGPGRPPRPEDQRSLPYTTAVLHEVQRFITLLPHMPRCTVSDTRLHGYLLPKGTPVVPLLSSVLLDKTQWETPHQFNPGHFLDASGCFVKRAAFLPFSAAPPFHSRSWAVERAGLAAPPCASVSLEGRRVCVGESLARTELFLLFAGLLQRFRLLPPPGLSPAGLDTTPRPAFTMRPPAQVLCAVPRHQGH from the exons ATggccctgctgctgctggggctgctggggctgctggggctgctggcGCTGCTCCGGGCCTGCACCCGCGGCCCCCGCCCGGCCCCGCGCTGGCCGCCTGGGCCGCGCCCGCTGCCGCTCATCGGGAACCTGCATCTGCTGCGGGTGTCCCAGCAGGACCAGTCACTGATGGAG CTCTCAGAACGGTTTGGGCCGGTGTTCACCGTCCACTTGGGGTGGCAGAAGACGGTGGTGCTGAGCGGCTACGAGGCAGTGAAGGAGGCGCTGGTGGGCACCGGGCAGCAGCTGGCAGGCCGGCCCCCAATCGCCATCTTCCAGCTCATCCAGGGAGGCGGGG GTATCTTCTTCTCTTCCGGGGCGCGATGGAAGGCCGCCCGCCAGTTTACTGTGCGCACCCTCCACGGTCTGGGCGTGGGGAGGGGTCCTGTGGCTGACAAGGTCCTGCAGGAACTGAGGTGCCTCATGGGGCAGTTGGACCACTACGGAG GCCGGCCCTTCCCCCTGGCCCTGCTCGGCTGGGCTCCCTCCAACATCACCTTCGCGCTCCTCTTTGGCCAGCGGTTCGACTACCGGGACCCTGTGTTCGTGTCCCTGCTGCGTCTCATCGGTGAGGTCATGGTCCTCTTGGGGGCCCCTGGCCTACAG CTGTTCAACATCTACCCCCGGCTCGGGGCCCTCCTGCAGCTGCATCGGCCTGTCCTGCGGAAGATCGAGGAGCTGCGAGCCGTCCTGATGACCCTCCTGGAGGCGCGCCGGCCGCTCGCGCCCGGGGGAGGCCCCGTGCACTGCTACGTGGACGCCCTGCTCCAGCAGGGCCAG CAGGGCGGAGACCCGGATGGCCTGTTTGCCCAGACCAACGTGGTGGCCTGTGTCCTGGACATGGTCATGGCTGGCACGGAGACCACCTCGGCCACACTGCAGTGGGCCGCCCTCCTGATGGGCAAGCACCCGAGCGTGCAGG ACCGGGTGCAGGAGGAGCTGGACCGTGTGCTGGGGCCTGGGCGGCCACCCCGGCCGGAGGACCAGCGGTCCCTGCCCTACACCACCGCCGTACTGCACGAGGTGCAGAGGTTCATCACTCTCCTGCCCCACATGCCCCGCTGCACGGTGTCCGACACCCGGCTGCACGGCTACCTGCTCCCCAAG GGCACACCCGTGGTCCCCCTGCTGAGCTCTGTGCTCTTGGACAAGACGCAGTGGGAGACCCCCCACCAGTTCAACCCCGGCCATTTCCTGGATGCCAGCGGGTGTTTTGTGAAGAGGGCGgccttcctgcctttctctgcAG CACCCCCATTCCACTCCAGGAGCTGGGCTGTGGAAAGAGCAGGCCTGGCAGCCCCAccctgtgcctcggtttccctcGAAGGCCGCCGTGTCTGCGTGGGGGAGAGCCTAGCCAGGACGGAGCTGTTCCTGCTGTTTGCTGGCCTTCTCCAGAGGTTCCGTCTGCTGCCCCCGCCGGGCCTCAGCCCCGCTGGCCTGGACACCACTCCCAGGCCAGCCTTCACCATGCGGCCACCGGCACAGGTGCTGTGTGCAGTGCCCAGGCACCAGGGGCACTGA
- the C24H7orf50 gene encoding uncharacterized protein C7orf50 homolog isoform X2 codes for MGVQGQAGGLTPGLRGKESALSPLPAALGKTGGAACRDPELSPELSPEEKRVLERKLKKERKKEERKRLREAGITTAQSLPAKCSGAQLALDYLCGWAQKHEKWRFQKTRQTWLLTHMYDGDKVPEEQFPTLLAYLEGLKGQARELTVQKAEALMQKLDEAGASGPDPLLLGKTQRVRQVLQLLS; via the exons ATGGGTGTCCAGGGCCAGGCAGGCGGCCTCACGCCAGGTCTCCGTGGAAAGGAGAGCGCTTTATCTCCACTCCCCGCAGCTCTGGGCAAAACA ggaGGAGCAGCGTGCAGGGACCCTGAGCTGTCCCCAGAGCTGTCCCCGGAGGAGAAGAGGGTCCTAGAGAGAAAGCTGAAGAAGGAgcggaagaaagaggaaaggaagcgTCTGCGGGAAGCGGGCATTACCACGGCCCAGAGCCTGCCAGCCAAGTGCTCAGGCGCCCAGCTGGCCCTGGACTACCTGTGTGG CTGGGCCCAAAAGCATGAGAAGTGGAGATTTCAGAAGACGAGGCAGACCTGGCTCCTGACACACATGTATGATGGTGACAAA GTCCCTGAGGAGCAGTTCCCCACCCTCCTGGCCTACCTGGAGGGGCTGAAGGGCCAGGCCCGTGAGCTGACTGTGCAGAAGGCAGAAGCCCTGATGCAGAAGCTGGACGAGGCGGGCGCCAGTGGCCCGGACCCCCTTCTACTGGGCAAGACCCAGCGTGTCCGGCAGGTACTGCAGCTGCTGTCCTAG
- the LOC117016421 gene encoding cytochrome P450 2W1 isoform X5: MALLLLGLLGLLGLLALLRACTRGPRPAPRWPPGPRPLPLIGNLHLLRVSQQDQSLMELSERFGPVFTVHLGWQKTVVLSGYEAVKEALVGTGQQLAGRPPIAIFQLIQGGGGIFFSSGARWKAARQFTVRTLHGLGVGRGPVADKVLQELRCLMGQLDHYGGRPFPLALLGWAPSNITFALLFGQRFDYRDPVFVSLLRLIGEVMVLLGAPGLQLFNIYPRLGALLQLHRPVLRKIEELRAVLMTLLEARRPLAPGGGPVHCYVDALLQQGQGGDPDGLFAQTNVVACVLDMVMAGTETTSATLQWAALLMGKHPSVQDRVQEELDRVLGPGRPPRPEDQRSLPYTTAVLHEVQRFITLLPHMPRCTVSDTRLHGYLLPKGTPVVPLLSSVLLDKTQWETPHQFNPGHFLDASGCFVKRAAFLPFSAGRRVCVGESLARTELFLLFAGLLQRFRLLPPPGLSPAGLDTTPRPAFTMRPPAQVLCAVPRHQGH; encoded by the exons ATggccctgctgctgctggggctgctggggctgctggggctgctggcGCTGCTCCGGGCCTGCACCCGCGGCCCCCGCCCGGCCCCGCGCTGGCCGCCTGGGCCGCGCCCGCTGCCGCTCATCGGGAACCTGCATCTGCTGCGGGTGTCCCAGCAGGACCAGTCACTGATGGAG CTCTCAGAACGGTTTGGGCCGGTGTTCACCGTCCACTTGGGGTGGCAGAAGACGGTGGTGCTGAGCGGCTACGAGGCAGTGAAGGAGGCGCTGGTGGGCACCGGGCAGCAGCTGGCAGGCCGGCCCCCAATCGCCATCTTCCAGCTCATCCAGGGAGGCGGGG GTATCTTCTTCTCTTCCGGGGCGCGATGGAAGGCCGCCCGCCAGTTTACTGTGCGCACCCTCCACGGTCTGGGCGTGGGGAGGGGTCCTGTGGCTGACAAGGTCCTGCAGGAACTGAGGTGCCTCATGGGGCAGTTGGACCACTACGGAG GCCGGCCCTTCCCCCTGGCCCTGCTCGGCTGGGCTCCCTCCAACATCACCTTCGCGCTCCTCTTTGGCCAGCGGTTCGACTACCGGGACCCTGTGTTCGTGTCCCTGCTGCGTCTCATCGGTGAGGTCATGGTCCTCTTGGGGGCCCCTGGCCTACAG CTGTTCAACATCTACCCCCGGCTCGGGGCCCTCCTGCAGCTGCATCGGCCTGTCCTGCGGAAGATCGAGGAGCTGCGAGCCGTCCTGATGACCCTCCTGGAGGCGCGCCGGCCGCTCGCGCCCGGGGGAGGCCCCGTGCACTGCTACGTGGACGCCCTGCTCCAGCAGGGCCAG GGCGGAGACCCGGATGGCCTGTTTGCCCAGACCAACGTGGTGGCCTGTGTCCTGGACATGGTCATGGCTGGCACGGAGACCACCTCGGCCACACTGCAGTGGGCCGCCCTCCTGATGGGCAAGCACCCGAGCGTGCAGG ACCGGGTGCAGGAGGAGCTGGACCGTGTGCTGGGGCCTGGGCGGCCACCCCGGCCGGAGGACCAGCGGTCCCTGCCCTACACCACCGCCGTACTGCACGAGGTGCAGAGGTTCATCACTCTCCTGCCCCACATGCCCCGCTGCACGGTGTCCGACACCCGGCTGCACGGCTACCTGCTCCCCAAG GGCACACCCGTGGTCCCCCTGCTGAGCTCTGTGCTCTTGGACAAGACGCAGTGGGAGACCCCCCACCAGTTCAACCCCGGCCATTTCCTGGATGCCAGCGGGTGTTTTGTGAAGAGGGCGgccttcctgcctttctctgcAG GCCGCCGTGTCTGCGTGGGGGAGAGCCTAGCCAGGACGGAGCTGTTCCTGCTGTTTGCTGGCCTTCTCCAGAGGTTCCGTCTGCTGCCCCCGCCGGGCCTCAGCCCCGCTGGCCTGGACACCACTCCCAGGCCAGCCTTCACCATGCGGCCACCGGCACAGGTGCTGTGTGCAGTGCCCAGGCACCAGGGGCACTGA
- the LOC117016807 gene encoding cytochrome c oxidase assembly protein COX19, protein MSTAMNFGSKSFQPRPPDKGSFPLDHFGECKSFKEKFMKCLRENNSENALCRNESKEYLECRMERQLMAQEPLEKLGFGDLIDGKSETKTKF, encoded by the exons ATGTCCACGGCGATGAACTTCGGTTCCAAGAGCTTCCAGCCGAGGCCCCCGGACAAGGGCAGCTTCCCGCTGGACCACTTCG GTGAATGTAAAAGCTTTAAGGAGAAATTCATGAAGTGTCTCCgtgaaaataattctgaaaatgcTTTGTGCAGAAACGaatcaaaagaatatttagaaTGCAGGATGGAGAG gcAGCTGATGGCACAAGAACCACTGGAAAAACTGGGATTTGGAGATTTGATAGATGGAAAATCAGAGACAAAAACTAAATTTTGA
- the C24H7orf50 gene encoding uncharacterized protein C7orf50 homolog isoform X1, which produces MRSSWGLRGTGLGRFDSRGRGACGRASSTQVLELTPPSSLHTCFAKSRVDSCTHRSSPGTAAPSFVLSGRMGVQGQAGGLTPGLRGKESALSPLPAALGKTGGAACRDPELSPELSPEEKRVLERKLKKERKKEERKRLREAGITTAQSLPAKCSGAQLALDYLCGWAQKHEKWRFQKTRQTWLLTHMYDGDKVPEEQFPTLLAYLEGLKGQARELTVQKAEALMQKLDEAGASGPDPLLLGKTQRVRQVLQLLS; this is translated from the exons ATGCGCAGTTCGTGGGGGCTGAGGGGTACGGGCCTGGGCAGATTCGACAGCCGGGGACGCGGAG CCTGTGGCAGAGCCAGCTCAACCCAGGTCCTGGAGCTCACACCACCCTCGTCCTTGCACACGTGCTTCGCCAAGTCCCGTGTGGACTCCTGTACCCACCGTTCATCGCCTGGGACTGCAGCTCCCTCCTTTGTGCTCAGCGGGCGGATGGGTGTCCAGGGCCAGGCAGGCGGCCTCACGCCAGGTCTCCGTGGAAAGGAGAGCGCTTTATCTCCACTCCCCGCAGCTCTGGGCAAAACA ggaGGAGCAGCGTGCAGGGACCCTGAGCTGTCCCCAGAGCTGTCCCCGGAGGAGAAGAGGGTCCTAGAGAGAAAGCTGAAGAAGGAgcggaagaaagaggaaaggaagcgTCTGCGGGAAGCGGGCATTACCACGGCCCAGAGCCTGCCAGCCAAGTGCTCAGGCGCCCAGCTGGCCCTGGACTACCTGTGTGG CTGGGCCCAAAAGCATGAGAAGTGGAGATTTCAGAAGACGAGGCAGACCTGGCTCCTGACACACATGTATGATGGTGACAAA GTCCCTGAGGAGCAGTTCCCCACCCTCCTGGCCTACCTGGAGGGGCTGAAGGGCCAGGCCCGTGAGCTGACTGTGCAGAAGGCAGAAGCCCTGATGCAGAAGCTGGACGAGGCGGGCGCCAGTGGCCCGGACCCCCTTCTACTGGGCAAGACCCAGCGTGTCCGGCAGGTACTGCAGCTGCTGTCCTAG
- the LOC117016421 gene encoding cytochrome P450 2W1 isoform X1, which translates to MALLLLGLLGLLGLLALLRACTRGPRPAPRWPPGPRPLPLIGNLHLLRVSQQDQSLMELSERFGPVFTVHLGWQKTVVLSGYEAVKEALVGTGQQLAGRPPIAIFQLIQGGGGIFFSSGARWKAARQFTVRTLHGLGVGRGPVADKVLQELRCLMGQLDHYGGRPFPLALLGWAPSNITFALLFGQRFDYRDPVFVSLLRLIAVQHLPPARGPPAAASACPAEDRGAASRPDDPPGGAPAARARGRPRALLRGRPAPAGPAGRRPGWPVCPDQRGGLCPGHGHGWHGDHLGHTAVGRPPDGQAPERAGCVQGVCRPSQRAGGRPPRPGGWRLPGTCPLPSPADRVQEELDRVLGPGRPPRPEDQRSLPYTTAVLHEVQRFITLLPHMPRCTVSDTRLHGYLLPKGTPVVPLLSSVLLDKTQWETPHQFNPGHFLDASGCFVKRAAFLPFSAAPPFHSRSWAVERAGLAAPPCASVSLEGRRVCVGESLARTELFLLFAGLLQRFRLLPPPGLSPAGLDTTPRPAFTMRPPAQVLCAVPRHQGH; encoded by the exons ATggccctgctgctgctggggctgctggggctgctggggctgctggcGCTGCTCCGGGCCTGCACCCGCGGCCCCCGCCCGGCCCCGCGCTGGCCGCCTGGGCCGCGCCCGCTGCCGCTCATCGGGAACCTGCATCTGCTGCGGGTGTCCCAGCAGGACCAGTCACTGATGGAG CTCTCAGAACGGTTTGGGCCGGTGTTCACCGTCCACTTGGGGTGGCAGAAGACGGTGGTGCTGAGCGGCTACGAGGCAGTGAAGGAGGCGCTGGTGGGCACCGGGCAGCAGCTGGCAGGCCGGCCCCCAATCGCCATCTTCCAGCTCATCCAGGGAGGCGGGG GTATCTTCTTCTCTTCCGGGGCGCGATGGAAGGCCGCCCGCCAGTTTACTGTGCGCACCCTCCACGGTCTGGGCGTGGGGAGGGGTCCTGTGGCTGACAAGGTCCTGCAGGAACTGAGGTGCCTCATGGGGCAGTTGGACCACTACGGAG GCCGGCCCTTCCCCCTGGCCCTGCTCGGCTGGGCTCCCTCCAACATCACCTTCGCGCTCCTCTTTGGCCAGCGGTTCGACTACCGGGACCCTGTGTTCGTGTCCCTGCTGCGTCTCATCG CTGTTCAACATCTACCCCCGGCTCGGGGCCCTCCTGCAGCTGCATCGGCCTGTCCTGCGGAAGATCGAGGAGCTGCGAGCCGTCCTGATGACCCTCCTGGAGGCGCGCCGGCCGCTCGCGCCCGGGGGAGGCCCCGTGCACTGCTACGTGGACGCCCTGCTCCAGCAGGGCCAG CAGGGCGGAGACCCGGATGGCCTGTTTGCCCAGACCAACGTGGTGGCCTGTGTCCTGGACATGGTCATGGCTGGCACGGAGACCACCTCGGCCACACTGCAGTGGGCCGCCCTCCTGATGGGCAAGCACCCGAGCGTGCAGGGTGTGTGCAGGGTGTGTGCAGGCCATCCCAGCGGGCGGGTGGGCGGCCCCCCAGGCCCGGGGGATGGAGGCTCCCAGGGACCTGCCCACTCCCTTCCCCCGCAGACCGGGTGCAGGAGGAGCTGGACCGTGTGCTGGGGCCTGGGCGGCCACCCCGGCCGGAGGACCAGCGGTCCCTGCCCTACACCACCGCCGTACTGCACGAGGTGCAGAGGTTCATCACTCTCCTGCCCCACATGCCCCGCTGCACGGTGTCCGACACCCGGCTGCACGGCTACCTGCTCCCCAAG GGCACACCCGTGGTCCCCCTGCTGAGCTCTGTGCTCTTGGACAAGACGCAGTGGGAGACCCCCCACCAGTTCAACCCCGGCCATTTCCTGGATGCCAGCGGGTGTTTTGTGAAGAGGGCGgccttcctgcctttctctgcAG CACCCCCATTCCACTCCAGGAGCTGGGCTGTGGAAAGAGCAGGCCTGGCAGCCCCAccctgtgcctcggtttccctcGAAGGCCGCCGTGTCTGCGTGGGGGAGAGCCTAGCCAGGACGGAGCTGTTCCTGCTGTTTGCTGGCCTTCTCCAGAGGTTCCGTCTGCTGCCCCCGCCGGGCCTCAGCCCCGCTGGCCTGGACACCACTCCCAGGCCAGCCTTCACCATGCGGCCACCGGCACAGGTGCTGTGTGCAGTGCCCAGGCACCAGGGGCACTGA
- the LOC117016421 gene encoding cytochrome P450 2W1 isoform X4 — protein MALLLLGLLGLLGLLALLRACTRGPRPAPRWPPGPRPLPLIGNLHLLRVSQQDQSLMELSERFGPVFTVHLGWQKTVVLSGYEAVKEALVGTGQQLAGRPPIAIFQLIQGGGGIFFSSGARWKAARQFTVRTLHGLGVGRGPVADKVLQELRCLMGQLDHYGGRPFPLALLGWAPSNITFALLFGQRFDYRDPVFVSLLRLIAVQHLPPARGPPAAASACPAEDRGAASRPDDPPGGAPAARARGRPRALLRGRPAPAGPAGRRPGWPVCPDQRGGLCPGHGHGWHGDHLGHTAVGRPPDGQAPERAGCVQGVCRPSQRAGGRPPRPGGWRLPGTCPLPSPADRVQEELDRVLGPGRPPRPEDQRSLPYTTAVLHEVQRFITLLPHMPRCTVSDTRLHGYLLPKGTPVVPLLSSVLLDKTQWETPHQFNPGHFLDASGCFVKRAAFLPFSAGRRVCVGESLARTELFLLFAGLLQRFRLLPPPGLSPAGLDTTPRPAFTMRPPAQVLCAVPRHQGH, from the exons ATggccctgctgctgctggggctgctggggctgctggggctgctggcGCTGCTCCGGGCCTGCACCCGCGGCCCCCGCCCGGCCCCGCGCTGGCCGCCTGGGCCGCGCCCGCTGCCGCTCATCGGGAACCTGCATCTGCTGCGGGTGTCCCAGCAGGACCAGTCACTGATGGAG CTCTCAGAACGGTTTGGGCCGGTGTTCACCGTCCACTTGGGGTGGCAGAAGACGGTGGTGCTGAGCGGCTACGAGGCAGTGAAGGAGGCGCTGGTGGGCACCGGGCAGCAGCTGGCAGGCCGGCCCCCAATCGCCATCTTCCAGCTCATCCAGGGAGGCGGGG GTATCTTCTTCTCTTCCGGGGCGCGATGGAAGGCCGCCCGCCAGTTTACTGTGCGCACCCTCCACGGTCTGGGCGTGGGGAGGGGTCCTGTGGCTGACAAGGTCCTGCAGGAACTGAGGTGCCTCATGGGGCAGTTGGACCACTACGGAG GCCGGCCCTTCCCCCTGGCCCTGCTCGGCTGGGCTCCCTCCAACATCACCTTCGCGCTCCTCTTTGGCCAGCGGTTCGACTACCGGGACCCTGTGTTCGTGTCCCTGCTGCGTCTCATCG CTGTTCAACATCTACCCCCGGCTCGGGGCCCTCCTGCAGCTGCATCGGCCTGTCCTGCGGAAGATCGAGGAGCTGCGAGCCGTCCTGATGACCCTCCTGGAGGCGCGCCGGCCGCTCGCGCCCGGGGGAGGCCCCGTGCACTGCTACGTGGACGCCCTGCTCCAGCAGGGCCAG CAGGGCGGAGACCCGGATGGCCTGTTTGCCCAGACCAACGTGGTGGCCTGTGTCCTGGACATGGTCATGGCTGGCACGGAGACCACCTCGGCCACACTGCAGTGGGCCGCCCTCCTGATGGGCAAGCACCCGAGCGTGCAGGGTGTGTGCAGGGTGTGTGCAGGCCATCCCAGCGGGCGGGTGGGCGGCCCCCCAGGCCCGGGGGATGGAGGCTCCCAGGGACCTGCCCACTCCCTTCCCCCGCAGACCGGGTGCAGGAGGAGCTGGACCGTGTGCTGGGGCCTGGGCGGCCACCCCGGCCGGAGGACCAGCGGTCCCTGCCCTACACCACCGCCGTACTGCACGAGGTGCAGAGGTTCATCACTCTCCTGCCCCACATGCCCCGCTGCACGGTGTCCGACACCCGGCTGCACGGCTACCTGCTCCCCAAG GGCACACCCGTGGTCCCCCTGCTGAGCTCTGTGCTCTTGGACAAGACGCAGTGGGAGACCCCCCACCAGTTCAACCCCGGCCATTTCCTGGATGCCAGCGGGTGTTTTGTGAAGAGGGCGgccttcctgcctttctctgcAG GCCGCCGTGTCTGCGTGGGGGAGAGCCTAGCCAGGACGGAGCTGTTCCTGCTGTTTGCTGGCCTTCTCCAGAGGTTCCGTCTGCTGCCCCCGCCGGGCCTCAGCCCCGCTGGCCTGGACACCACTCCCAGGCCAGCCTTCACCATGCGGCCACCGGCACAGGTGCTGTGTGCAGTGCCCAGGCACCAGGGGCACTGA
- the C24H7orf50 gene encoding uncharacterized protein C7orf50 homolog isoform X3 has product MDPECVSRKGGAACRDPELSPELSPEEKRVLERKLKKERKKEERKRLREAGITTAQSLPAKCSGAQLALDYLCGWAQKHEKWRFQKTRQTWLLTHMYDGDKVPEEQFPTLLAYLEGLKGQARELTVQKAEALMQKLDEAGASGPDPLLLGKTQRVRQVLQLLS; this is encoded by the exons ggaGGAGCAGCGTGCAGGGACCCTGAGCTGTCCCCAGAGCTGTCCCCGGAGGAGAAGAGGGTCCTAGAGAGAAAGCTGAAGAAGGAgcggaagaaagaggaaaggaagcgTCTGCGGGAAGCGGGCATTACCACGGCCCAGAGCCTGCCAGCCAAGTGCTCAGGCGCCCAGCTGGCCCTGGACTACCTGTGTGG CTGGGCCCAAAAGCATGAGAAGTGGAGATTTCAGAAGACGAGGCAGACCTGGCTCCTGACACACATGTATGATGGTGACAAA GTCCCTGAGGAGCAGTTCCCCACCCTCCTGGCCTACCTGGAGGGGCTGAAGGGCCAGGCCCGTGAGCTGACTGTGCAGAAGGCAGAAGCCCTGATGCAGAAGCTGGACGAGGCGGGCGCCAGTGGCCCGGACCCCCTTCTACTGGGCAAGACCCAGCGTGTCCGGCAGGTACTGCAGCTGCTGTCCTAG
- the LOC117016421 gene encoding cytochrome P450 2W1 isoform X3 — MALLLLGLLGLLGLLALLRACTRGPRPAPRWPPGPRPLPLIGNLHLLRVSQQDQSLMELSERFGPVFTVHLGWQKTVVLSGYEAVKEALVGTGQQLAGRPPIAIFQLIQGGGGIFFSSGARWKAARQFTVRTLHGLGVGRGPVADKVLQELRCLMGQLDHYGGRPFPLALLGWAPSNITFALLFGQRFDYRDPVFVSLLRLIGEVMVLLGAPGLQLFNIYPRLGALLQLHRPVLRKIEELRAVLMTLLEARRPLAPGGGPVHCYVDALLQQGQGGDPDGLFAQTNVVACVLDMVMAGTETTSATLQWAALLMGKHPSVQDRVQEELDRVLGPGRPPRPEDQRSLPYTTAVLHEVQRFITLLPHMPRCTVSDTRLHGYLLPKGTPVVPLLSSVLLDKTQWETPHQFNPGHFLDASGCFVKRAAFLPFSAAPPFHSRSWAVERAGLAAPPCASVSLEGRRVCVGESLARTELFLLFAGLLQRFRLLPPPGLSPAGLDTTPRPAFTMRPPAQVLCAVPRHQGH; from the exons ATggccctgctgctgctggggctgctggggctgctggggctgctggcGCTGCTCCGGGCCTGCACCCGCGGCCCCCGCCCGGCCCCGCGCTGGCCGCCTGGGCCGCGCCCGCTGCCGCTCATCGGGAACCTGCATCTGCTGCGGGTGTCCCAGCAGGACCAGTCACTGATGGAG CTCTCAGAACGGTTTGGGCCGGTGTTCACCGTCCACTTGGGGTGGCAGAAGACGGTGGTGCTGAGCGGCTACGAGGCAGTGAAGGAGGCGCTGGTGGGCACCGGGCAGCAGCTGGCAGGCCGGCCCCCAATCGCCATCTTCCAGCTCATCCAGGGAGGCGGGG GTATCTTCTTCTCTTCCGGGGCGCGATGGAAGGCCGCCCGCCAGTTTACTGTGCGCACCCTCCACGGTCTGGGCGTGGGGAGGGGTCCTGTGGCTGACAAGGTCCTGCAGGAACTGAGGTGCCTCATGGGGCAGTTGGACCACTACGGAG GCCGGCCCTTCCCCCTGGCCCTGCTCGGCTGGGCTCCCTCCAACATCACCTTCGCGCTCCTCTTTGGCCAGCGGTTCGACTACCGGGACCCTGTGTTCGTGTCCCTGCTGCGTCTCATCGGTGAGGTCATGGTCCTCTTGGGGGCCCCTGGCCTACAG CTGTTCAACATCTACCCCCGGCTCGGGGCCCTCCTGCAGCTGCATCGGCCTGTCCTGCGGAAGATCGAGGAGCTGCGAGCCGTCCTGATGACCCTCCTGGAGGCGCGCCGGCCGCTCGCGCCCGGGGGAGGCCCCGTGCACTGCTACGTGGACGCCCTGCTCCAGCAGGGCCAG GGCGGAGACCCGGATGGCCTGTTTGCCCAGACCAACGTGGTGGCCTGTGTCCTGGACATGGTCATGGCTGGCACGGAGACCACCTCGGCCACACTGCAGTGGGCCGCCCTCCTGATGGGCAAGCACCCGAGCGTGCAGG ACCGGGTGCAGGAGGAGCTGGACCGTGTGCTGGGGCCTGGGCGGCCACCCCGGCCGGAGGACCAGCGGTCCCTGCCCTACACCACCGCCGTACTGCACGAGGTGCAGAGGTTCATCACTCTCCTGCCCCACATGCCCCGCTGCACGGTGTCCGACACCCGGCTGCACGGCTACCTGCTCCCCAAG GGCACACCCGTGGTCCCCCTGCTGAGCTCTGTGCTCTTGGACAAGACGCAGTGGGAGACCCCCCACCAGTTCAACCCCGGCCATTTCCTGGATGCCAGCGGGTGTTTTGTGAAGAGGGCGgccttcctgcctttctctgcAG CACCCCCATTCCACTCCAGGAGCTGGGCTGTGGAAAGAGCAGGCCTGGCAGCCCCAccctgtgcctcggtttccctcGAAGGCCGCCGTGTCTGCGTGGGGGAGAGCCTAGCCAGGACGGAGCTGTTCCTGCTGTTTGCTGGCCTTCTCCAGAGGTTCCGTCTGCTGCCCCCGCCGGGCCTCAGCCCCGCTGGCCTGGACACCACTCCCAGGCCAGCCTTCACCATGCGGCCACCGGCACAGGTGCTGTGTGCAGTGCCCAGGCACCAGGGGCACTGA